From Paenibacillus polymyxa, the proteins below share one genomic window:
- a CDS encoding response regulator: protein MKVLIVEDDPMVAELNQQFIERMDNLDVVGKADTVQKAQDYLQKHTPDLVLLDVYLPGKSGLTLLSHMQEHQYHASVILITAAKDIQTVKEAVFYGVADYLIKPFTFERFKLAVEKIQRLATVMEEGNGINQAVIDQYFNKEEPMGMEKKKTTEHLSPNLSKNLSKNLSKLTMTTILKSIQELDGPFSVETLAREVDLSRITVKKYIQFLVDDGFLIESIEYHKVGRPLMLYQINPDIKEPPFPV, encoded by the coding sequence ATGAAGGTACTCATTGTGGAGGATGATCCCATGGTTGCTGAGCTCAACCAACAGTTTATTGAGCGTATGGACAACTTGGATGTGGTAGGTAAAGCAGATACCGTCCAGAAAGCGCAGGATTATCTTCAGAAACACACACCGGATTTGGTATTACTGGACGTGTATTTACCCGGAAAAAGCGGATTAACCTTGCTATCCCATATGCAGGAGCATCAGTACCATGCTTCGGTTATTTTAATTACGGCTGCAAAGGATATCCAAACGGTGAAGGAAGCTGTTTTTTATGGAGTGGCGGACTATCTAATCAAGCCTTTTACATTCGAACGTTTTAAGCTGGCTGTGGAGAAAATCCAGCGTCTGGCCACGGTAATGGAGGAAGGGAACGGAATTAATCAGGCTGTCATTGATCAATATTTTAATAAAGAAGAGCCTATGGGTATGGAAAAGAAAAAAACTACTGAACATCTATCCCCAAATCTATCAAAAAATCTGTCTAAAAACTTGTCCAAACTGACCATGACTACCATACTGAAGAGTATCCAAGAGCTGGACGGCCCCTTTTCGGTTGAAACCTTAGCCAGAGAAGTAGACTTGTCCCGTATTACAGTCAAAAAATATATTCAGTTCCTAGTAGACGATGGCTTCCTAATTGAATCGATAGAATACCACAAGGTAGGAAGACCACTAATGCTCTATCAGATCAATCCTGATATAAAAGAACCGCCATTTCCAGTATGA
- a CDS encoding LysR family transcriptional regulator — protein MDIKALKTFQMIVNCGSFMRAAEALNYAQSTVTMQIQRLESDLGVQLIERGKKIKLTEAGRMFYEQSLHIVKDMEQLQENMENLQKGTAGDIRIGVTEPTASYRLPEILKRFLNHYPYIRISVEFGNTPTLSERILKGDVDIALCSAPDLGTELYFEPLFKENFVVLMPEHHPLAQKECIGPADLQGHRLLITSSICPYRRKLEMVMKEYGITTLDTMEIGSMTALKSYVECELGIALVPQILVDPVPGGTAVRQLSGSLIDMTFGLLCKATEAPLKLASSRLYSVLKQNLGNCPEHTISNRLQ, from the coding sequence ATGGATATTAAAGCACTTAAAACATTTCAGATGATTGTGAATTGCGGAAGTTTTATGCGTGCAGCGGAAGCGTTGAATTATGCACAATCCACCGTGACGATGCAAATACAGAGACTGGAATCCGATCTAGGAGTTCAGTTGATTGAACGGGGCAAGAAGATAAAGTTAACTGAAGCGGGCAGGATGTTTTACGAGCAAAGTCTGCATATTGTAAAAGATATGGAGCAATTGCAGGAAAATATGGAGAACCTGCAAAAGGGAACCGCAGGCGACATTCGCATAGGGGTGACTGAACCGACCGCCAGTTACCGACTACCTGAAATTTTAAAGCGATTCTTAAACCATTATCCTTACATTCGGATTTCTGTTGAGTTTGGGAATACCCCTACATTAAGCGAGCGTATTCTCAAAGGGGATGTGGACATCGCATTATGCTCTGCTCCGGATTTGGGTACAGAACTATATTTTGAACCTTTATTTAAGGAGAATTTTGTAGTTTTGATGCCTGAACATCACCCTCTTGCACAAAAGGAGTGCATTGGACCCGCAGATTTGCAAGGGCATCGCCTACTTATTACGTCGTCCATCTGTCCCTATCGGCGTAAACTTGAAATGGTCATGAAGGAATATGGAATAACCACGTTAGACACGATGGAAATTGGCAGCATGACGGCTCTAAAATCCTATGTGGAATGTGAATTAGGAATTGCTCTTGTGCCACAAATTCTAGTCGATCCTGTCCCGGGAGGAACAGCAGTGAGGCAATTAAGCGGCAGCTTGATCGATATGACCTTTGGTCTTCTGTGTAAAGCAACCGAGGCACCGCTGAAGCTGGCAAGCTCAAGGCTATATTCCGTATTAAAGCAGAACTTGGGCAATTGTCCTGAGCACACAATATCAAACCGACTGCAATAG
- a CDS encoding dihydroorotate dehydrogenase — MISMACNIAGVPFKNPIIMASGTFGFGREYAEFYSPELLGGIVGKGLTLHPKAGNTGQRIHETASGMLNSVGLENPGVAAFLKDELDDMTRWNTAVIANVGGSNLEEYVQAVAMITENAQKRRTMNRRGVDMLELNISCPNVKQGGMQFGIQTEVAREVVRQVRNVTALPLIVKLSPNAENITQMAVMCEEEGADGVSLINTFSAMKIDIRRRRSVFANTYAGLSGPAIKPIALRMVHQVAQAVSIPVIGMGGISSVEDIIEFTMAGAAAIQVGTYNFVHLHAGAELVYGLEQWMQQEKVQSLDEIRGIL, encoded by the coding sequence ATGATCTCCATGGCATGTAATATAGCAGGTGTACCGTTCAAAAATCCAATTATCATGGCATCCGGTACGTTTGGGTTCGGGCGTGAGTATGCAGAATTCTATTCTCCTGAGCTACTCGGCGGCATCGTCGGCAAGGGACTAACCCTTCATCCGAAGGCGGGGAATACGGGGCAACGAATACATGAGACAGCATCCGGTATGCTGAATAGTGTAGGATTGGAAAATCCAGGCGTGGCGGCTTTTTTGAAGGATGAACTGGATGACATGACTCGCTGGAATACAGCTGTTATTGCCAATGTGGGCGGCTCCAATCTGGAGGAATACGTTCAGGCCGTAGCCATGATTACGGAAAACGCGCAAAAACGCCGTACAATGAACCGCAGAGGCGTTGACATGCTGGAATTGAACATTTCATGTCCCAATGTGAAGCAGGGTGGAATGCAATTTGGTATCCAGACGGAGGTAGCACGGGAGGTTGTGCGTCAGGTGCGCAATGTGACGGCACTTCCGCTGATCGTCAAGCTATCTCCGAATGCAGAGAACATCACGCAGATGGCAGTGATGTGCGAGGAAGAAGGCGCGGACGGGGTTTCGCTGATCAATACATTTTCTGCAATGAAAATAGATATACGTCGGCGTCGCAGTGTCTTTGCCAACACGTATGCAGGCCTTTCCGGCCCGGCAATCAAGCCGATTGCCTTGCGCATGGTTCACCAGGTGGCGCAGGCGGTATCGATTCCTGTGATCGGGATGGGCGGGATCAGCTCGGTGGAGGACATTATTGAATTCACCATGGCAGGGGCCGCCGCCATTCAGGTGGGAACGTATAATTTTGTCCATTTACATGCAGGGGCTGAGCTGGTATATGGACTAGAACAATGGATGCAGCAGGAAAAGGTGCAGTCGTTGGATGAGATACGAGGAATTTTGTGA
- the rlmN gene encoding 23S rRNA (adenine(2503)-C(2))-methyltransferase RlmN, translating to MKKESIYGLTLDQLTAWLMEHGHKKSRALQVWDALYRKRITDFAAMTEVHESCTRLLAEHFSIEILEEHVKQQSADGTVKFLFRLQDGNLIETVLMRHKFGLSVCVTTQVGCNIGCSFCASGLLKKSRDLSSGEIVGQIMKVQLYLDQERPGDRVSHVVVMGIGEPFDNFVNLSDFIRVIKDHKGLAIGPRHITVSTSGLADKIIEFADSDLHVNLAISLHAPNNEIRTRIMKINRAIPIEKLMQAIDYYLDKTNRRITLEYILLKDVNDGKEHALELAELVGHRRNLANVNLIPYNPVDEHSQYQRSESESITGFYDVLKKQGISCSVRLEHGVDIDAACGQLRSKQIRKDASGSRNAEREAIS from the coding sequence ATGAAAAAGGAATCCATTTATGGATTAACGTTAGACCAATTGACAGCATGGCTCATGGAGCATGGACATAAAAAATCTCGGGCATTACAGGTATGGGACGCATTGTACCGGAAACGAATTACTGATTTTGCGGCGATGACAGAGGTTCACGAGAGTTGTACTCGCTTGTTGGCAGAGCACTTCTCTATTGAAATCCTGGAAGAACACGTGAAGCAACAATCAGCAGACGGGACGGTCAAGTTTTTGTTCCGCTTGCAGGATGGGAATTTGATTGAGACGGTATTAATGCGGCATAAGTTTGGACTATCCGTATGTGTGACGACCCAGGTGGGATGTAACATTGGATGCAGCTTCTGCGCGAGCGGATTGTTGAAGAAGAGCCGTGACCTTTCCAGTGGTGAAATTGTAGGACAAATCATGAAGGTGCAGCTGTATCTGGACCAGGAACGTCCGGGCGACCGGGTCAGTCACGTTGTGGTAATGGGGATTGGCGAACCGTTTGATAACTTTGTGAACCTGTCCGATTTCATTCGGGTCATTAAGGATCACAAAGGGCTGGCGATTGGGCCGCGGCATATTACTGTGTCCACAAGTGGCCTTGCCGATAAAATTATTGAATTTGCAGATTCCGATCTACACGTCAACCTTGCGATCTCCCTCCATGCTCCAAATAATGAGATTCGTACCCGCATTATGAAGATCAACCGGGCGATCCCGATTGAGAAGCTCATGCAGGCGATTGACTATTATTTGGACAAAACCAATCGTCGGATTACGCTAGAGTACATCCTCCTGAAGGATGTTAATGACGGTAAGGAGCATGCGCTCGAACTGGCTGAGCTGGTGGGCCATCGTCGCAATCTGGCGAATGTGAACCTGATTCCGTACAATCCGGTGGATGAGCATAGTCAATACCAGCGGAGTGAGTCGGAGTCGATTACTGGCTTCTATGATGTGTTGAAAAAGCAAGGCATTAGCTGTAGTGTTCGGCTGGAGCACGGAGTCGACATTGATGCGGCCTGTGGACAGCTACGCAGCAAGCAAATTCGCAAGGATGCGAGCGGCAGCCGCAATGCGGAGCGCGAAGCGATTAGTTAA
- a CDS encoding dihydroorotate dehydrogenase electron transfer subunit, with amino-acid sequence MANVISNVALVPGIYVMKIEGKFKGKMGQFYMLRSGNGYPLLPRPISIYDIGEESISFLYRVVGEGTNLFSQLQPGQEIQLEGPFGNGFPQVEGSLALIGGGMGTAPLLLAAKYYPHADVYLGFAQQAFGVEAFEAAAASVQVKVGGSIVEQVDPARYANMFSCGPTPMLQALALKTAGTASRLYISTERHMACGIGACLGCTMRTREGNRRVCKEGPVFPVEEVEFDDLHGM; translated from the coding sequence ATGGCTAACGTAATTTCAAATGTGGCGCTCGTTCCGGGCATTTATGTAATGAAGATAGAGGGCAAATTTAAAGGGAAAATGGGTCAGTTCTACATGCTGCGCAGCGGGAATGGTTACCCACTGCTGCCCAGACCCATCAGCATTTATGATATCGGGGAAGAGAGTATTTCCTTTTTATACCGGGTTGTTGGAGAGGGGACCAATTTATTTTCCCAGTTACAGCCTGGTCAGGAGATTCAGTTGGAAGGACCTTTCGGAAACGGGTTTCCGCAGGTCGAGGGCAGCCTAGCTTTAATCGGCGGTGGCATGGGTACAGCACCTTTGTTGTTGGCTGCAAAATATTACCCACATGCAGACGTTTATCTGGGTTTTGCACAGCAAGCCTTTGGGGTTGAAGCGTTCGAGGCAGCGGCAGCATCTGTACAGGTCAAAGTAGGGGGAAGCATCGTCGAACAGGTCGATCCGGCTCGCTATGCGAATATGTTTTCCTGCGGGCCCACTCCGATGTTGCAAGCACTTGCGTTGAAAACGGCGGGTACAGCGTCCCGTTTATATATTTCAACAGAAAGACACATGGCTTGCGGTATTGGCGCATGTTTGGGCTGTACTATGCGTACCCGTGAAGGCAATCGGAGGGTATGTAAGGAAGGGCCTGTATTCCCGGTGGAGGAGGTGGAGTTCGATGATCTCCATGGCATGTAA
- a CDS encoding ATP-binding protein — translation MIIILVVLVIIISLIISLLLIRNFVINKHFDNTKEKLSGIAKVVASDNDVIRNVERGVPVRQIQDYSLGVMHNVNVDFVVILNHDLIRLSHPNETMIGKPFSDLNDARKALSGQGHFSENIGVLGQGYRYFTPIFNQQNEVIGIVCVGLTMRTLNHDLMQAQYTIFGGLMLGLFSGVLGAIILAQKIKTILFGLEPQEIATRLREKVIIENEVSEGIIAISADKKIMLMNKEAQAKYQLANQDKKAPIGEQIDTNFYNALFKKVFDDKKKIKDRSFYVNGIEVIATVTPIHVENEFFGAVATLRDQSEMIHLSNQLSGTKYYINSLRGQTHEFMNKMHVISGLIEMRKYEEVSQYIQQLNHRYQNEVGFLTERIKVPALAGFIMGKINEAREQNISVLLEESSNVSNVEMQDIVHDVIHILGNFFDNAIDSILQKKQPGKIELKLNYECEGNVFILKVKDNGMGIDSEMQQRIFEHGFSTKGEDRGYGLNLVKTMVDNHQGIIEMDSQPGLGTSIYVELPCTLEVTSE, via the coding sequence ATGATTATTATTTTGGTTGTTTTAGTTATTATTATTTCCTTGATTATATCCTTGCTTCTCATTCGTAATTTCGTGATTAACAAGCATTTTGATAATACGAAGGAAAAACTTTCAGGTATTGCCAAGGTGGTTGCCAGTGACAACGATGTGATTCGTAATGTTGAGCGGGGAGTTCCTGTGAGACAGATCCAGGATTACTCGCTTGGAGTCATGCATAACGTTAATGTAGATTTTGTAGTCATACTGAACCACGATTTAATTCGGCTATCACATCCGAATGAAACCATGATTGGCAAGCCTTTCTCTGATCTGAATGATGCCAGAAAGGCGCTATCCGGTCAGGGACATTTTTCTGAGAATATCGGTGTTTTGGGTCAAGGCTACCGTTATTTTACGCCGATATTCAATCAACAGAATGAGGTCATTGGCATTGTATGTGTAGGACTGACCATGAGAACGCTAAATCATGATTTGATGCAGGCGCAGTATACCATTTTTGGAGGACTGATGCTGGGGCTCTTTAGTGGAGTTCTGGGGGCGATCATTCTGGCGCAAAAAATCAAAACGATTTTATTTGGGCTGGAGCCACAAGAGATAGCAACACGATTACGTGAAAAAGTAATTATTGAAAATGAAGTCTCTGAAGGCATTATAGCCATTTCCGCTGATAAGAAAATTATGCTTATGAACAAGGAAGCTCAGGCCAAGTACCAACTGGCGAATCAAGACAAGAAAGCACCGATTGGCGAGCAAATCGATACCAACTTTTATAACGCGCTCTTCAAGAAAGTGTTTGATGATAAGAAGAAGATCAAGGACCGCTCATTTTATGTGAACGGTATAGAAGTCATTGCGACAGTAACCCCTATACATGTAGAAAATGAGTTTTTTGGGGCAGTGGCTACGCTGCGCGACCAATCCGAGATGATTCATCTTAGCAATCAGTTAAGTGGCACCAAATATTATATTAACTCTCTTCGCGGGCAGACGCATGAGTTTATGAACAAAATGCACGTGATCTCCGGATTGATTGAGATGAGGAAGTATGAAGAGGTCAGTCAGTATATTCAGCAGCTAAATCACCGGTATCAAAATGAAGTAGGCTTTCTAACAGAGAGAATTAAAGTTCCGGCGTTAGCAGGTTTTATTATGGGAAAAATCAACGAAGCACGCGAGCAAAATATTTCGGTGTTACTGGAAGAGAGCTCGAATGTCTCTAATGTGGAGATGCAGGACATTGTTCATGATGTTATACACATATTGGGCAATTTTTTTGACAACGCTATAGACTCCATTTTACAAAAAAAACAACCCGGCAAAATTGAATTGAAATTGAATTATGAGTGCGAGGGAAATGTGTTCATTTTGAAAGTGAAGGATAATGGTATGGGGATTGATTCCGAAATGCAACAAAGAATATTCGAGCATGGCTTTTCAACCAAAGGAGAGGACAGGGGTTACGGCTTGAATCTGGTTAAAACCATGGTGGATAATCACCAGGGCATCATTGAAATGGACAGCCAACCTGGCCTGGGAACAAGTATCTATGTAGAGTTGCCCTGTACATTGGAGGTGACGAGTGAATGA
- a CDS encoding AraC family transcriptional regulator, whose product MWLEWLVRIKNALDLMEDRMQQPLNIDEIAKAAYSSPFHFQRMFYMLTGVTVAEYVRKRRLTLAAQELSLSTTKVLDVAFKYGYDSPESFSKAFRKVHGISPSEARNPGVNLKAFPRITFHLSLKGDQEMDYKIVEKAAFTVIGKSIQVTTKNGENLREIPKFWDRLNGDGTSDRIHALGTGDDILGICLDMKYGEETFSYLIAAEGSEDVAASNGLEARTIPAATWAVFTSIGPMPHSIQKVWQRIYQEWFPASNYEHSGGPELEVYTMGNTHAEEYRSEVWIPITKK is encoded by the coding sequence ATGTGGTTGGAATGGTTGGTTCGGATCAAGAACGCACTCGATCTAATGGAAGATAGAATGCAGCAGCCCCTCAATATCGATGAAATTGCAAAGGCGGCCTACTCGTCTCCCTTTCATTTTCAACGGATGTTTTATATGCTGACTGGCGTTACGGTAGCAGAATATGTGCGCAAACGTCGATTGACCCTGGCTGCTCAGGAGTTGAGTCTTTCTACCACCAAAGTACTGGATGTTGCGTTCAAATACGGATATGATTCCCCCGAATCTTTTTCTAAAGCGTTCCGAAAGGTACACGGTATTTCTCCCTCTGAGGCCAGAAACCCGGGAGTGAACCTGAAAGCCTTTCCGCGCATCACCTTCCACCTATCGCTGAAGGGAGATCAGGAAATGGATTATAAAATTGTAGAGAAGGCGGCGTTTACGGTCATTGGGAAGTCCATTCAAGTTACTACTAAGAACGGCGAAAATCTTCGGGAAATCCCAAAATTCTGGGATCGGCTTAACGGAGATGGCACATCAGATCGCATTCATGCCTTGGGGACAGGCGATGATATCCTCGGTATATGTCTGGACATGAAGTACGGTGAGGAAACGTTTAGCTACCTTATCGCCGCAGAGGGCAGTGAAGACGTAGCAGCCTCGAACGGATTAGAAGCCAGAACCATCCCGGCTGCAACCTGGGCCGTGTTTACATCCATCGGCCCTATGCCTCACTCGATCCAGAAGGTATGGCAAAGAATTTACCAGGAATGGTTCCCTGCCAGCAACTATGAGCACTCAGGCGGGCCTGAGCTAGAAGTATATACCATGGGGAATACTCATGCTGAGGAATACCGAAGTGAAGTATGGATTCCCATTACGAAAAAATAA